In one Steroidobacteraceae bacterium genomic region, the following are encoded:
- a CDS encoding FAD-linked oxidase C-terminal domain-containing protein, with the protein MSLSLAERFLSTNGRARAGSVVAELRSRYGERLSTVQSVREQHGKGEAFDAGSPPDAVVWPESTDEVSAIVTLCAGHDVPLIPFGAGTSLEGHVSAPYGGICLDLSRMNQVLAVHDMDADCVVQPGITRKQLNAYLRDTGLHFPVDPGADASVGGMLSTRASGTTTVRYGAMSQQVLALQAVLADGRVVRCGTRARKSAAGYDLVRLFVGAEGTLGVVTEITLRLHPRPDAAGTLRCSFASMRDAVDTVVALSQSGTSITRIEFLDEVQVRACNAYASERLPEQPLLLIEFQGQATAVAEQLQLARALVGQFDGQVVGEAENDAERDRLWKVRHNAYFAALALRPGCRAVVADVCVPLSELTESVIAARSAIDSARLLAPMVGHVGDGNFHVVFLVDPSSPQEFERASAVYDALIDRALSVGGTCTGEHGIGFGKREKLVKEAGPEVVGLMQAVKRAWDPNGILNPGKIFLDEP; encoded by the coding sequence ATGTCGTTGAGCCTGGCGGAAAGATTCCTCTCCACGAACGGACGGGCGCGTGCAGGCTCGGTCGTCGCCGAGCTGCGTTCGCGCTATGGCGAGCGGCTCAGTACGGTGCAGAGCGTTCGCGAGCAGCACGGCAAGGGCGAGGCGTTCGACGCAGGTTCGCCGCCCGATGCCGTTGTCTGGCCCGAGTCGACCGATGAGGTCAGCGCGATCGTCACGCTCTGTGCCGGCCATGACGTGCCGTTGATCCCCTTTGGTGCGGGCACGTCGCTGGAAGGTCATGTCAGCGCCCCCTATGGCGGCATTTGCTTGGACCTGTCACGAATGAATCAGGTTCTGGCAGTGCATGACATGGACGCTGATTGTGTCGTGCAACCGGGCATCACCCGCAAGCAGCTGAATGCCTATCTGCGCGACACTGGTCTGCATTTCCCTGTCGATCCCGGTGCAGACGCAAGCGTTGGCGGCATGCTCTCGACGCGAGCATCGGGGACGACCACGGTGCGCTACGGCGCGATGAGCCAGCAGGTTCTTGCGCTGCAGGCGGTACTTGCCGACGGCCGGGTCGTGCGATGCGGTACGCGTGCCCGAAAATCTGCCGCGGGTTACGACCTCGTGCGCCTGTTCGTTGGCGCCGAGGGAACGCTCGGCGTGGTTACCGAAATCACGCTGCGGCTGCATCCGCGGCCTGATGCGGCAGGTACCCTGCGTTGTTCGTTCGCGAGCATGCGCGATGCCGTGGACACCGTGGTGGCGCTCAGCCAGTCCGGAACCAGCATCACGCGAATCGAATTCCTGGACGAAGTGCAGGTACGCGCCTGCAATGCCTACGCCAGTGAGCGGCTGCCCGAACAACCGCTGCTGCTGATCGAGTTCCAGGGTCAGGCAACAGCGGTGGCCGAGCAGCTGCAGCTGGCACGCGCGCTGGTTGGACAATTTGACGGACAGGTGGTTGGTGAGGCAGAGAACGACGCCGAACGCGACCGGCTGTGGAAAGTGCGTCACAACGCTTATTTCGCAGCCCTCGCGCTGCGACCAGGCTGCCGTGCCGTGGTTGCGGATGTTTGCGTGCCTCTCAGTGAGCTGACCGAGAGCGTGATCGCCGCGCGCTCGGCGATCGACTCGGCACGGCTGCTCGCGCCCATGGTGGGACACGTTGGCGATGGCAACTTTCATGTCGTTTTCCTGGTCGACCCGTCATCGCCCCAGGAGTTCGAGCGCGCTTCGGCAGTCTATGATGCACTGATCGACCGCGCGCTGTCGGTAGGCGGCACCTGCACGGGTGAGCATGGAATCGGGTTCGGCAAACGAGAAAAGCTGGTGAAGGAGGCAGGGCCTGAGGTCGTGGGTCTGATGCAAGCCGTCAAGCGGGCCTGGGATCCGAACGGGATTCTCAATCCCGGCAAGATCTTTCTCGACGAACCCTGA
- a CDS encoding ester cyclase has translation MKRALALGLMVFLFGAHVASSEEMTNHAKIVCDGQEGNRDQYLRMWQVLFMERDASRVAEFYASQVVSHNSDAGGAGSVVTSEQLAQFWSLSKKVNPERVLDDELIICSGDYVVVRTLVRSTDKMGMFGQPPTGKSYSTTAIDIYRFVDGKVVERWGNSDLVSIAQQLGYEVAPRAETKAAPEKK, from the coding sequence TTGAAACGCGCACTGGCATTGGGCCTCATGGTTTTCCTGTTCGGCGCGCATGTGGCGTCATCGGAAGAGATGACCAATCATGCAAAGATTGTCTGCGATGGGCAGGAGGGCAATCGTGACCAGTACCTGCGCATGTGGCAGGTGCTGTTCATGGAGCGCGATGCGTCGCGAGTCGCGGAATTCTATGCAAGTCAAGTGGTTTCACATAACAGCGATGCTGGTGGCGCGGGTTCAGTCGTAACGAGTGAGCAACTCGCCCAGTTCTGGTCACTGTCGAAAAAAGTCAATCCCGAGCGAGTGCTCGATGATGAGTTGATAATCTGCTCAGGCGATTACGTAGTTGTCCGGACCCTGGTCAGATCCACGGACAAGATGGGCATGTTCGGGCAGCCGCCGACTGGCAAATCCTATTCGACGACCGCGATCGATATTTATCGCTTTGTCGATGGCAAGGTCGTCGAGAGGTGGGGGAATTCCGACCTGGTCAGCATCGCGCAGCAGCTGGGCTATGAAGTCGCGCCGCGAGCCGAGACGAAGGCCGCGCCCGAGAAAAAATAG
- a CDS encoding sugar kinase — MTGLQIRPAAQTRWDCAALGEVMLRFDPGYGRVRNARNFMVWEGGGEYNVARAMRKCWGQRATVVTALPANDLGWLVEDLIMQGGVDMSHMLWRDFDGIGRNTRVGLNFTEKGFGIRPALGCSDRGHSAASQIRPGEINWQRLFGDEGVRWFHTGGIFAALASNTAEAVIEAVEAAKRHGTVVSYDLNYRASLWKSQGGMDGAQRVNRAIARHVDVMIGNEEDFTACLGFAVPGADEHLTNIETAGFKRMIEAAVKAYPNFKVAATTLRNARTATFNDWSAILWHDGKIYESIKRENLEIFDRVGGGDGFASGLAFAFLENKGPQAAVEYGAAHGALAMTTPGDTSMVRAAEVEAVMAGKGARVIR, encoded by the coding sequence GTGACGGGGCTGCAGATCAGGCCCGCCGCACAGACCCGCTGGGACTGCGCCGCGCTCGGGGAAGTCATGCTGCGCTTCGACCCCGGATACGGGCGTGTCCGCAATGCACGCAATTTCATGGTCTGGGAGGGCGGCGGCGAATACAACGTCGCGCGTGCCATGCGAAAATGCTGGGGTCAACGTGCCACCGTCGTTACCGCACTGCCGGCCAACGACCTCGGCTGGCTGGTCGAAGACCTCATCATGCAAGGCGGCGTCGACATGAGCCACATGCTGTGGCGAGACTTCGACGGCATTGGCCGCAACACCCGGGTCGGACTGAATTTCACCGAAAAAGGCTTCGGGATACGCCCTGCGCTCGGTTGCTCCGATCGCGGTCACTCGGCTGCATCGCAGATCCGGCCGGGCGAGATCAACTGGCAGCGGCTTTTTGGCGACGAAGGCGTACGCTGGTTTCACACCGGTGGAATTTTCGCGGCGCTCGCGAGCAACACGGCGGAAGCAGTCATCGAAGCGGTCGAAGCTGCAAAGCGTCATGGCACTGTCGTGTCCTACGACCTCAATTACCGGGCATCGCTCTGGAAGAGCCAGGGCGGCATGGACGGCGCGCAGCGAGTCAATCGCGCCATCGCCCGCCATGTGGATGTCATGATCGGCAACGAGGAAGACTTTACCGCCTGCCTCGGATTCGCTGTACCGGGCGCGGATGAACACCTGACGAACATCGAGACTGCCGGTTTCAAGCGCATGATCGAGGCAGCCGTCAAGGCCTACCCCAATTTCAAGGTCGCCGCGACCACGCTACGTAACGCGCGTACGGCGACATTCAATGACTGGTCAGCCATACTCTGGCACGACGGCAAGATCTACGAATCGATCAAACGGGAGAACCTCGAGATCTTTGATCGTGTCGGTGGCGGTGATGGCTTTGCCTCCGGACTCGCCTTTGCGTTCCTCGAAAACAAGGGTCCGCAGGCGGCGGTCGAATACGGCGCCGCGCACGGTGCACTGGCCATGACCACGCCGGGCGATACCTCGATGGTGCGTGCTGCGGAGGTCGAAGCAGTGATGGCTGGCAAAGGTGCTCGGGTGATTCGTTGA
- a CDS encoding bifunctional 4-hydroxy-2-oxoglutarate aldolase/2-dehydro-3-deoxy-phosphogluconate aldolase has protein sequence MTAKDRISVLTAMMAQSVIPVFYDPDPEVCRNVIQACANGGAKCVEFTNRGEFAAHTFLEVARHFATTDPSVIMGVGSVVDAPTAAIYIANGARFVVGPLLNRDVARLCNRRGIPYSPGCGSATEIGDAQELGCEIVKLFPGSSVGGPDFVRSIMAPMPWSRIMPTGGVDATEKSLRDWFGAGVVACGIGSNLITKDLLRSRDYPGIERRVRETVTLAAKIKKEIAR, from the coding sequence CCGTCATTCCGGTGTTCTACGATCCGGACCCCGAAGTCTGCCGCAATGTCATCCAGGCATGCGCAAATGGCGGCGCCAAATGCGTCGAATTCACGAACCGCGGTGAATTCGCTGCGCACACTTTTCTCGAGGTAGCGCGACACTTCGCCACCACCGACCCATCGGTCATCATGGGTGTGGGCTCCGTGGTCGACGCGCCGACGGCAGCGATCTACATCGCGAACGGTGCCCGCTTCGTGGTCGGGCCGCTACTCAATAGGGACGTCGCGCGGCTGTGTAATCGTCGTGGCATTCCCTACAGTCCGGGCTGCGGTTCAGCGACCGAAATCGGCGATGCGCAGGAGCTGGGCTGCGAAATCGTCAAGCTCTTCCCCGGATCATCGGTCGGAGGCCCGGATTTCGTGCGGTCTATCATGGCGCCGATGCCCTGGTCCCGCATCATGCCAACCGGCGGCGTCGATGCGACGGAGAAATCGCTGCGCGATTGGTTCGGCGCTGGCGTCGTTGCCTGCGGTATCGGCAGCAATTTGATTACCAAAGACCTGCTGCGGTCGCGGGACTACCCGGGTATCGAGCGCCGCGTGCGCGAGACCGTGACCCTTGCTGCGAAAATCAAGAAGGAAATCGCGCGATGA